From a single Lolium rigidum isolate FL_2022 chromosome 7, APGP_CSIRO_Lrig_0.1, whole genome shotgun sequence genomic region:
- the LOC124670677 gene encoding glucose-6-phosphate 1-dehydrogenase, cytoplasmic isoform-like, with protein MAGTDSSASSRQSSFNSLAKDLELPVEQGCLSIIVLGASGDLAKKKTFPALYHLFEQGFIQSGEVHIFGYARSNLSDEGLRERIRGYLKGASEEHLTKFLQLIKYVSGSYDSGEGFDKLNKEISEVEMSNKSGSSRRLFYLALPPSVYPSVCKMIRTYCMNPTSRAGWTRVIVEKPFGKDLDSAEELSSQLGELFEEDQLYRIDHYLGKELVQNLLVLRFANRLFLPLWNRDNVDNIQIVFREDFGTDGRGGYFDQYGIIRDIIQNHLLQVFCLVAMEKPVSLKPEHIRDEKVKVLQSVNPIKDEEVVLGQYQGYKDDPTVPDDSNTPTFASIVLRVHNERWEGVPFILKAGKALNSRKAEIRVQFKDVPGDIFRCKKQGRNEFVIRLQPSEAMYMKLTVKKPGLEMATEQSELDLSYGMRYQNVTIPEAYERLILDTIRGDQQHFVRRDELKAAWQIFTPLLHDIDAGKLKSVSYQPGSRGPKEADELSEKVGYMQTHGYIWIPPTLA; from the exons ATGGCgggaactgactcttcggcatcgtcGAGACAAAGCAGTTTTAACTCTTTAGCAAAGGACCTAGAACTCCCTGTAGAGCAAGGGTGCCTCTCTATCATTGTACTTGGGGCTTCTGGAGACCTTGCCAAGAAGAAAACCTTCCCAGCACTCTACCACCTTTTTGAGCAG GGGTTTATACAATCTGGTGAAGTGCATATATTTGGATACGCGAGATCAAATCTTTCTGACGAGGGATTGAGAGAACGCATCCGTGG ATACCTCAAAGGAGCCTCAGAGGAACACCTTACAAAATTCTTGCAACTG ATAAAATATGTCAGTGGTTCCTATGACAGCGGGGAAGGATTTGATAAACTGAACAAGGAAATATCAGAGGTAGAGATGTCAAACAAATCGGGAAGCTCTCGCAGGCTCTTTTATTTGGCATTACCTCCATCAGTCTACCCTTCAGTGTGCAAAATGATACGAACATATTGCATGAATCCAA CTTCTCGTGCTGGATGGACTAGAGTAATTGTTGAGAAGCCATTTGGAAAGGACTTGGACTCCGCAGAAGAATTAAGTTCCCAACTTGGGGAGCTATTCGAGGAAGATCAGCTCTACAGGATTGACCACTACTTGGGAAAAGAGCTGGTCCAAAACTTG CTCGTGCTTCGTTTTGCGAACCGTTTGTTCTTGCCTCTTTGGAACCGTGACAATGTTGATAATATACAG ATTGTATTCAGAGAGGACTTCGGAACTGATGGGCGTGGAGGATATTTTGATCAATATGG AATCATTCGCGATATCATTCAGAATCATTTGTTGCAG GTTTTCTGTTTGGTTGCAATGGAAAAGCCTGTATCTCTTAAGCCCGAGCACATTAGAGATGAAAAAGTCAAG GTTCTGCAATCTGTGAACCCGATAAAGGACGAAGAGGTAGTCCTTGGACAATATCAGGGCTACAAGGATGATCCTACAGTGCCAGATGACTCCAATACCCCAACGTTTGCATCTATTGTACTTCGGGTACACAACGAAAGATGGGAAG GTGTTCCTTTCATCCTTAAAGCTGGTAAAGCATTGAACTCAAGGAAAGCGGAAATTCGTGTGCAGTTCAAGGATGTTCCTGGTGACATTTTCAGAT GTAAGAAGCAAGGAAGAAATGAGTTCGTCATACGCCTCCAGCCATCAGAAGCCATGTACATGAAACTAACT GTGAAGAAACCTGGATTAGAAATGGCTACTGAACAGAGTGAACTTGATCTGTCATATGGGATGCGGTACCAAAATGTCACTATTCCAGAGGCATACGAACGCCTCATTTTGGATAC GATAAGAGGAGACCAGCAACACTTTGTGCGCCGAGATGAGCTGAAG GCTGCCTGGCAGATCTTCACTCCCTTGTTGCATGACATTGACGCGGGGAAGCTGAAGTCTGTTTCATATCAGCCTGGTAGCCGAGGCCCCAAGGAAGCTGATGAACTGAGTGAGAAGGTCGGGTATATGCAGACCCACGGTTACATATGGATACCACCCACCCTTGCATAG